One Streptomyces sp. NBC_01237 genomic region harbors:
- a CDS encoding DUF2620 domain-containing protein has product MTKILTGGVGKIEVTDTIRKLAIEGIDVVASSDMDAAMKLRVGQADYYLGTCHTGAGASLGVLVGLMGAAACHTFGRSVPTEDEVTALLADGKKVFGFSMDQIDTIAPLMARAIAARG; this is encoded by the coding sequence ATGACGAAGATCCTCACCGGCGGCGTCGGCAAGATCGAGGTCACCGACACCATCAGGAAGCTGGCCATCGAGGGCATCGACGTCGTCGCCTCCAGCGACATGGACGCCGCGATGAAGCTCCGGGTGGGACAGGCCGACTACTACCTCGGCACCTGCCACACCGGCGCCGGCGCCTCACTCGGCGTGCTCGTGGGTCTGATGGGCGCCGCCGCCTGCCACACCTTCGGCCGCAGCGTCCCCACCGAGGACGAGGTCACCGCCCTGCTCGCCGACGGCAAGAAGGTCTTCGGCTTCTCGATGGACCAGATCGACACCATCGCCCCCCTCATGGCGCGCGCCATCGCCGCCCGCGGCTGA
- the ffh gene encoding signal recognition particle protein, translated as MFDTLSDRLSATFKNLRGKGRLSEADIDATAREIRIALLEADVALPVVRAFIANVKERARGVEVSQALNPAQQMIKIVNEELVGILGGETRRLRFAKTAPTVIMLAGLQGAGKTTLAGKLGLWLKGQGHSPLLVACDLQRPNAVNQLSVVADRAGVAVYAPEPGNGVGDPVQVAKDSIEFARSKQYDVVVVDTAGRLGIDQELMRQAADIRDAVSPDEILFVVDAMIGQDAVNTAEAFRDGVGFDGVVLSKLDGDARGGAALSIAHVTGKQIMFASNGEKLEDFDAFHPDRMASRILDMGDLLTLIEQAEKTFSQEEAAKMASKLASSKGKDFTLDDFLAQMEQVRKMGSISKLLGMLPGMGQIKDQINNIDERDVDRTAAIIKSMTPKERAEPTIINGSRRARIAKGSGVEVSAVKNLVERFFEARKMMSKMAQGGGMPGMPGMPGMGGGPGRQKKQVKQAKGKRKSGNPMKRKAEEQAEAARREQAAQGGAFGLPGQDGKPAEDFALPDEFKKFMG; from the coding sequence GTGTTCGATACTCTCTCCGACCGCCTTAGCGCGACTTTCAAGAACCTCAGGGGCAAGGGCCGCTTGTCCGAGGCGGACATCGACGCCACGGCCCGCGAGATCCGTATCGCGCTCCTCGAAGCCGATGTCGCCCTGCCGGTCGTGCGCGCCTTCATCGCCAACGTCAAGGAGCGGGCGCGCGGCGTCGAGGTCTCCCAGGCGCTGAACCCCGCCCAGCAGATGATCAAGATCGTCAACGAGGAGCTCGTCGGCATCCTCGGTGGCGAGACCCGGCGCCTGCGGTTCGCCAAGACCGCACCCACCGTGATCATGCTCGCGGGTCTCCAGGGTGCCGGTAAGACCACCCTCGCCGGAAAGCTCGGCCTCTGGCTCAAGGGCCAGGGCCACTCCCCGCTGCTGGTCGCCTGTGACCTCCAGCGTCCCAACGCCGTCAACCAGCTCAGCGTCGTCGCCGACCGTGCCGGTGTCGCGGTGTACGCCCCGGAGCCGGGCAACGGGGTCGGTGACCCGGTCCAGGTCGCCAAGGACTCGATCGAGTTCGCCCGGTCCAAGCAGTACGACGTGGTCGTCGTCGACACCGCGGGCCGCCTCGGTATCGACCAGGAGCTGATGCGGCAGGCCGCGGACATCCGCGACGCCGTCAGCCCGGACGAGATCCTCTTCGTCGTCGACGCGATGATCGGCCAGGACGCGGTCAACACCGCGGAGGCCTTCCGCGACGGCGTCGGCTTCGACGGCGTGGTGCTCTCCAAGCTCGACGGTGACGCCCGCGGTGGTGCGGCCCTGTCGATCGCCCATGTCACGGGCAAGCAGATCATGTTCGCGTCGAACGGCGAGAAGCTCGAAGACTTCGACGCCTTCCACCCGGACCGGATGGCCTCCCGCATCCTCGACATGGGTGACCTGCTCACCCTGATCGAGCAGGCGGAGAAGACCTTCAGCCAGGAAGAGGCCGCCAAAATGGCCTCCAAGCTGGCGTCGAGCAAGGGCAAGGACTTCACGCTCGACGACTTCCTGGCGCAGATGGAGCAGGTCAGGAAGATGGGCTCCATCTCCAAGCTGCTCGGGATGCTGCCCGGAATGGGGCAGATCAAGGACCAGATCAACAACATCGACGAGCGCGACGTGGACCGCACCGCCGCGATCATCAAGTCGATGACCCCGAAGGAGCGCGCCGAGCCGACGATCATCAACGGCTCGCGCCGGGCCCGTATCGCCAAGGGTTCGGGTGTCGAGGTCTCCGCCGTGAAGAACCTGGTGGAGCGCTTCTTCGAGGCCCGCAAGATGATGTCGAAGATGGCCCAGGGCGGCGGCATGCCCGGGATGCCGGGGATGCCCGGCATGGGTGGTGGCCCCGGCCGGCAGAAGAAGCAGGTCAAGCAGGCCAAGGGCAAGCGCAAGAGCGGTAACCCGATGAAGCGCAAGGCCGAGGAGCAGGCCGAGGCGGCCCGTCGCGAGCAGGCGGCGCAGGGCGGCGCGTTCGGTCTGCCCGGTCAGGACGGCAAGCCCGCCGAGGACTTCGCCCTGCCGGACGAGTTCAAGAAGTTCATGGGCTGA
- a CDS encoding phosphopentomutase, producing the protein MAKTVIVVIDGFGVGAMPDAGTLRPGDLTADTCGHVLDHCREAFGRPLRLPVLGSLGLGLVHPHPDLARRTHLPVAAGRAALGYPGADTFAGHQTMMGADFSHVTVARLADHIGEVTAALEAAGHRVEPLEGRPLLVVDGAVLVHDNLEADPGINWNASGRLDDLPFDGPGGILAIARTVRTVAPVARVIAVGGHADGPLARFVRAGEAGTVGLDTPATGFYRNGGLEVQHLGAELDHTRQLPDLAARAGIPVTLVGKAADILACDAATRHPAVATADVLTYTLEAVRAPGDALVVANVQETDLAGHQQDTERYGHLLEQVDAGLAALVALLDSPGDRLIVTGDHGNDPTIGHALHTREYVPVLIHRPGAGTVELLPDAGSLADVGATAAVSLSLDPAGLANGRALKPGRHAA; encoded by the coding sequence ATGGCCAAGACCGTCATCGTCGTCATCGACGGATTCGGCGTCGGCGCCATGCCCGACGCGGGCACGCTGCGCCCCGGCGATCTCACCGCCGACACCTGCGGACATGTCCTGGACCACTGCCGCGAAGCCTTTGGCCGTCCGCTGCGGCTGCCGGTACTGGGCTCGCTGGGACTCGGTCTCGTCCACCCGCACCCCGACCTCGCCCGCCGTACACATCTGCCGGTCGCCGCGGGCCGGGCCGCCCTCGGCTATCCGGGCGCCGACACCTTCGCCGGCCACCAGACGATGATGGGCGCCGACTTCAGCCATGTCACCGTGGCCCGGCTCGCGGACCACATCGGCGAGGTGACCGCCGCCCTCGAAGCGGCCGGACACCGGGTCGAGCCGCTGGAGGGCAGACCGCTCCTGGTCGTCGACGGGGCGGTCCTGGTCCACGACAACCTGGAGGCCGATCCGGGGATCAACTGGAACGCCTCCGGCCGGCTGGACGACCTGCCGTTCGACGGACCGGGCGGCATCCTCGCCATCGCCCGAACGGTACGCACCGTCGCACCGGTGGCCCGGGTCATCGCGGTCGGCGGCCACGCGGACGGCCCGCTGGCACGGTTCGTCCGTGCCGGGGAGGCGGGCACGGTCGGCCTCGACACCCCCGCCACCGGCTTCTACCGCAACGGCGGCCTCGAAGTGCAGCACCTGGGCGCGGAGCTCGACCACACCCGCCAGCTCCCCGATCTGGCCGCCCGCGCGGGCATTCCCGTCACCCTGGTGGGGAAGGCCGCCGACATCCTGGCCTGCGACGCGGCGACGCGGCACCCCGCGGTGGCGACCGCGGACGTGCTCACGTACACCCTCGAAGCGGTACGCGCCCCCGGCGACGCCCTCGTGGTCGCCAACGTCCAGGAGACCGACCTGGCGGGCCACCAGCAGGACACCGAGCGGTACGGGCACCTCCTGGAGCAGGTCGACGCGGGCCTGGCCGCACTCGTCGCCCTGCTCGACAGCCCCGGCGACCGGCTCATCGTCACCGGCGACCACGGCAACGACCCGACGATCGGGCACGCCCTGCACACCCGTGAGTACGTCCCCGTCCTCATCCACCGGCCCGGCGCGGGCACGGTGGAACTGCTGCCGGACGCGGGGAGCCTGGCGGACGTCGGCGCCACCGCCGCCGTATCACTGTCGCTGGACCCGGCGGGGCTGGCCAACGGCCGGGCGCTGAAGCCGGGACGGCATGCGGCGTAG
- a CDS encoding phosphotriesterase family protein, protein MNSTASHPAPLLRTVVGEITPDSVRGPVLAHEHLVLDLDHKGDGAAVLAPDRHAAAVTAELAALREEFGLSLVIELTCRGMGRDVETLARIARDAQVAVVAATGWYYEPFHTPEIDDSSVEQLTGTLVREIHGGIGATGVRPGVLGEIGSHGDTPTAPETKVLRASARAAVTTGLSVATHAQLGRGGLAQLDLLTAEGLPPQRISIGHQDLLDDPAVHRELAASGAYVAFDTVGKDSYQSDGTRLRLLLALLEAGHADRVLLSCDISRHGYLTTEGGQGYGHLFHSFLPQARAAGVDEDLIDLMTRRNPLRFLTGASVEEI, encoded by the coding sequence ATGAACAGCACCGCCTCGCACCCCGCCCCCCTTCTCCGTACCGTCGTCGGAGAGATCACCCCCGATTCCGTACGCGGCCCCGTCCTCGCCCACGAGCATCTGGTCCTGGACCTGGACCACAAGGGCGACGGCGCCGCCGTCCTCGCCCCGGACCGGCACGCCGCCGCCGTCACCGCCGAGCTGGCCGCACTCCGCGAGGAGTTCGGGCTGTCCCTGGTCATCGAGCTGACCTGCCGCGGCATGGGCCGCGACGTGGAGACGCTGGCCCGGATCGCCCGGGACGCCCAGGTCGCCGTCGTCGCCGCGACCGGCTGGTACTACGAGCCGTTCCACACCCCCGAGATCGACGACAGCAGCGTCGAACAGCTCACCGGCACCCTCGTCCGCGAGATCCACGGCGGCATCGGCGCCACCGGGGTGCGCCCCGGAGTCCTCGGCGAGATCGGCAGCCACGGCGACACTCCGACGGCGCCCGAGACCAAGGTGCTGCGCGCCAGTGCGCGGGCCGCCGTCACCACCGGGCTCTCCGTCGCCACCCATGCCCAGCTCGGCCGCGGAGGACTGGCCCAGCTGGACCTGCTCACCGCCGAGGGCCTGCCCCCGCAGCGGATCTCGATCGGTCACCAGGACCTGCTCGACGACCCTGCCGTGCACCGGGAACTGGCGGCGAGCGGTGCGTACGTCGCCTTCGACACGGTCGGCAAGGACAGCTACCAGAGCGACGGCACCCGGCTGCGGCTGCTGCTCGCCCTGCTGGAGGCCGGCCACGCCGACCGGGTACTACTCAGCTGCGACATCTCCCGCCACGGCTATCTGACCACCGAGGGCGGCCAGGGGTACGGGCACCTCTTCCACAGCTTCCTTCCCCAGGCACGCGCGGCCGGTGTGGACGAGGACCTGATCGACCTGATGACCCGCCGCAATCCGCTGCGCTTCCTCACGGGCGCGAGCGTGGAGGAGATCTGA
- a CDS encoding [protein-PII] uridylyltransferase: MTSTETTTESEDSGPSGYAAARLRLLQEKAQSGPPRRAALARLTDDWLTGLFTAAAEHAGVRGAALVAVGGYGRGELSPRSDLDLLLLHDGSADAGALAALADRIWYPVWDLGLSLDHSVRTPGEARRTAGEDLKVQLGLLDARAVAGDLGLVAGLRTAILADWRNQAPRRLPALDELCRERAERMGELQFLLEPDLKEARGGLRDATALRAVAASWVADAPREGLAEARRTLLDARDALHLTTGRATDRLALQEQDQVAEALGLLDADVLLRQVYEAARTVSYATDVTWREVNRVLRARSVRPRLRAMLGGGKAVPERTPLADGVVEADGEVVLARAARPEKDPVLTLRAAAAAAESGLPLSRHLVRHLAAAARPLPVPWPAEAREELVTLLGAGESTVGVWEALESEGIITRLLPDWERVHCRPQRNPVHTWTVDRHLVETAVRAASLTRRVHRPDLLLIAALLHDIGKGWPGDHSAAGEVIARDMAARIGFDKHDVGIVATLVRHHLLLVETATRRDLDDPATVRSVATAVGSASTLELLHALTEADALATGPAAWSSWRASLVADLVKRVAAVLAGEAPQEPEPAAPGAEQERLAIEALRTGEPVLSLHTQPGPPADDGEPEPVGVELLIALPDRPGVLPAAAGVLALHRLTVRAAELRAVELPTEVGDSADLLLLSWRVAAEYGSLPQAARLRADLVRALEGSLDIRARLAEREAAYPRRRGVKAPPPRVTVAAAGSRLATVIEVRAQDAPGLLHRIGRALEQSAVRVRSAHVSTLGANAVDAFYVTGTDGEPLPEVRAAEVAKEVEKALG; encoded by the coding sequence GTGACGAGCACCGAAACGACCACCGAATCCGAAGACTCGGGACCCAGCGGCTACGCGGCGGCCCGGCTGCGCCTCCTCCAGGAGAAGGCGCAGTCCGGGCCGCCGCGCCGTGCCGCCCTCGCCCGCCTCACCGACGACTGGCTGACCGGCCTGTTCACCGCAGCCGCCGAGCACGCCGGAGTCCGCGGAGCCGCCCTCGTCGCCGTCGGCGGCTACGGCCGCGGCGAGCTGTCCCCGCGCAGCGACCTCGATCTGCTGCTCCTGCACGACGGCAGCGCCGACGCCGGAGCCCTCGCCGCCCTCGCCGACCGCATCTGGTACCCCGTCTGGGACCTCGGCCTGTCCCTCGACCACTCCGTCCGCACCCCCGGCGAAGCCCGCAGGACCGCGGGCGAGGACCTCAAGGTCCAGCTCGGCCTGCTGGACGCCCGCGCCGTCGCCGGAGACCTCGGCCTCGTCGCCGGCCTGCGCACCGCGATCCTCGCCGACTGGCGCAACCAGGCGCCCAGACGCCTCCCCGCCCTCGACGAACTCTGCCGGGAACGCGCCGAACGCATGGGCGAGCTCCAGTTCCTCCTGGAACCCGACCTCAAGGAGGCCCGCGGCGGCCTCCGCGACGCCACCGCCCTGCGCGCCGTCGCCGCCTCCTGGGTCGCCGACGCCCCCCGCGAAGGGCTCGCCGAGGCCCGCCGCACCCTCCTCGACGCCCGCGACGCCCTCCACCTCACCACCGGCCGCGCCACCGACCGCCTCGCCCTCCAGGAGCAGGACCAGGTCGCCGAGGCCCTCGGGCTGCTCGACGCCGACGTCCTGCTGCGCCAGGTGTACGAGGCCGCGCGCACCGTCTCGTACGCCACCGACGTCACCTGGCGCGAGGTCAACCGCGTCCTGCGCGCCCGCTCGGTACGCCCGAGGCTCCGCGCCATGCTGGGCGGCGGCAAGGCCGTGCCCGAGCGCACCCCGCTCGCCGACGGGGTCGTGGAGGCGGACGGCGAGGTCGTCCTCGCCCGCGCCGCCCGCCCCGAGAAGGACCCCGTCCTGACCCTCCGGGCCGCCGCCGCGGCCGCCGAATCCGGGCTGCCGCTCTCCCGCCACCTCGTCCGCCATCTGGCCGCCGCCGCCCGGCCGCTGCCCGTCCCGTGGCCCGCCGAGGCCCGCGAGGAACTCGTCACTCTCCTCGGGGCGGGCGAATCCACCGTCGGCGTCTGGGAAGCCCTGGAGTCCGAGGGGATCATCACCCGGCTGCTGCCCGACTGGGAGCGGGTCCACTGCCGCCCCCAGCGCAACCCCGTCCACACCTGGACCGTCGACCGCCACCTCGTCGAGACCGCCGTCAGGGCCGCCTCCCTCACCCGCCGCGTCCACCGCCCCGACCTGCTCCTGATCGCCGCCCTGCTCCACGACATCGGCAAGGGCTGGCCCGGGGACCACTCCGCCGCGGGCGAGGTCATCGCCCGGGACATGGCCGCCCGCATCGGCTTCGACAAGCACGACGTGGGCATCGTCGCCACCCTCGTACGCCACCATCTGCTGCTCGTGGAGACGGCCACCCGCCGCGATCTCGACGACCCCGCCACCGTCCGCTCCGTCGCCACCGCCGTCGGCAGCGCCTCCACGCTGGAACTGCTGCACGCCCTCACCGAGGCCGACGCCCTCGCCACCGGCCCCGCCGCCTGGAGCTCCTGGCGCGCCTCGCTCGTCGCCGACCTCGTCAAACGCGTCGCCGCCGTCCTCGCGGGGGAGGCCCCCCAGGAACCGGAACCCGCCGCGCCCGGTGCCGAACAGGAACGCCTCGCCATCGAGGCCCTGCGTACCGGCGAACCCGTCCTGTCCCTGCACACCCAGCCGGGGCCGCCCGCCGACGACGGGGAACCGGAACCCGTCGGCGTGGAACTCCTCATCGCCCTGCCCGACCGCCCCGGCGTCCTGCCCGCGGCGGCCGGTGTCCTGGCCCTGCACCGCCTCACCGTCCGCGCCGCCGAACTGCGCGCCGTGGAACTCCCCACCGAGGTGGGCGACTCCGCGGACCTGCTGCTGCTCAGCTGGCGGGTCGCGGCCGAGTACGGGTCCCTCCCACAGGCGGCCCGGCTGCGCGCCGACCTCGTACGCGCCCTGGAGGGATCGCTGGACATCCGGGCCCGCCTCGCCGAACGGGAGGCCGCCTACCCGCGCCGCCGGGGGGTGAAGGCCCCGCCGCCCCGGGTGACGGTCGCGGCCGCGGGCTCACGTCTGGCCACGGTGATCGAGGTCCGCGCCCAGGACGCACCGGGCCTGCTGCACCGGATCGGCCGGGCCCTGGAGCAGAGCGCGGTACGGGTGCGCAGCGCCCATGTCTCGACGCTCGGCGCCAACGCGGTGGACGCCTTCTACGTCACCGGCACGGACGGCGAACCGCTGCCCGAGGTGCGGGCGGCGGAGGTGGCCAAGGAGGTCGAGAAGGCTCTCGGCTGA
- a CDS encoding aminotransferase class V-fold PLP-dependent enzyme, with the protein MSPAPALPETFPLPTVELADAVARQFRLIEATARHFEGPQLFASDAGVVPGLGRPRTTARVEAVLADFFGAEDAAFVQGAGTGAIRAALNAAVRAGDPLLIHRAPVYRTTEVTLRGIGVETVEADFNDPDALREALESGRFRWAYVQHTRQRLADSYDPGAVLAACRAAGVRTLVDDNYAVLRTPAAGVELGADASCFSLFKLHGPEGVGIVVGAGDLVERIRHDNYSGGGQVQGHQALDALRALTHVPVMWAVQSRVGAEVAERLASGEVPGVAEVRLANAQDRCLLVRLDRPVAKELPAVAARFGAAPYPVGSNSRYEIAPLFYRMSSSALDDSPELADWTVRINPMRAGADLVVEILRRSLDALNDQKDD; encoded by the coding sequence ATGAGCCCCGCCCCCGCACTCCCCGAGACCTTCCCGCTGCCCACGGTGGAGCTCGCCGATGCCGTCGCCCGGCAGTTCCGGCTCATCGAGGCCACCGCCCGGCACTTCGAGGGACCTCAGCTCTTCGCGTCCGATGCCGGGGTCGTCCCCGGTCTCGGCCGCCCCCGGACCACCGCCCGCGTCGAAGCCGTGCTGGCCGACTTCTTCGGCGCCGAGGACGCCGCGTTCGTCCAGGGCGCGGGCACCGGCGCGATCCGGGCCGCCCTGAACGCCGCCGTACGGGCGGGCGATCCGCTGCTGATCCACCGGGCGCCGGTCTACCGCACCACCGAGGTCACACTGCGCGGCATCGGCGTGGAGACCGTCGAGGCCGACTTCAACGACCCGGACGCGCTGCGCGAGGCGCTGGAGTCCGGCCGCTTCCGGTGGGCGTACGTCCAGCACACCCGGCAGCGGCTCGCCGACTCCTACGATCCCGGCGCGGTCCTGGCGGCCTGCCGGGCGGCGGGTGTCCGCACCCTGGTCGACGACAACTACGCCGTCCTGCGCACCCCGGCCGCCGGGGTGGAACTGGGCGCCGACGCCTCCTGCTTCTCCCTGTTCAAGCTGCACGGCCCGGAGGGCGTCGGCATCGTCGTCGGCGCCGGCGACCTGGTGGAGCGCATCCGCCACGACAACTACTCCGGCGGCGGCCAGGTCCAGGGCCACCAGGCGCTCGACGCCCTGCGCGCGCTCACCCACGTACCGGTGATGTGGGCCGTGCAGTCCCGGGTCGGCGCCGAGGTCGCCGAGCGGCTGGCGTCGGGCGAGGTGCCCGGTGTCGCCGAGGTACGGCTCGCCAACGCCCAGGACCGGTGCCTGCTGGTCCGCCTCGACCGGCCGGTCGCGAAGGAACTGCCCGCGGTCGCCGCCCGCTTCGGCGCGGCCCCCTACCCGGTCGGCTCCAACTCGCGCTACGAGATCGCCCCGCTCTTCTACCGGATGTCCAGCTCCGCCCTGGACGACTCCCCCGAGCTGGCCGACTGGACCGTACGCATCAACCCGATGCGGGCGGGCGCGGACCTCGTCGTCGAGATCCTGCGCCGCTCGCTGGACGCCCTGAACGACCAGAAGGACGACTGA
- a CDS encoding P-II family nitrogen regulator gives MKLITAVVKPHRLDEIKEALQAFGVQGLTVTEASGYGRQRGHTEVYRGAEYTVDLVPKIRIEVLVEDEDAEQLIDVVVKAARTGKIGDGKVWSVPVETAIRVRTGERGPDAL, from the coding sequence ATGAAGCTCATCACCGCAGTCGTGAAGCCACACCGGCTGGACGAGATCAAGGAGGCCCTCCAGGCCTTCGGCGTCCAGGGCCTCACCGTCACGGAGGCCAGCGGATACGGGCGTCAGCGCGGACACACCGAGGTCTACCGGGGCGCCGAGTACACCGTCGACCTCGTCCCGAAGATCCGCATCGAGGTCCTGGTCGAGGACGAGGACGCCGAACAGCTCATCGACGTGGTGGTGAAGGCCGCCAGGACCGGCAAGATCGGGGACGGCAAGGTCTGGAGCGTGCCGGTCGAGACCGCCATTCGCGTACGGACCGGTGAACGCGGTCCGGACGCCCTCTGA
- a CDS encoding YhfT family protein, with amino-acid sequence MSTTLAAGAGLDFTLAQQLTVIALCALTAYISHMALAVFNDGVRPFLLDFIQGRTTRSATTAVSFGLSAGFIFGLGAPMALSTGVLNPWLLFLPTDILGMLSPKKWLAPILGGAWGAVVVFGLNGANNVAHDLPVDFITAMQQMSTPILFLFTLFPVLAITKQFGRKWGGIAGVLEFALVVMTMKLWPNMFAGALAMAVGVLMLIGLAVAKDLKQRKADKAAGVTEPVLDDDPMASLFSASAARLRKYLPLFMVLGAGVCVLAQMHIFGGGEATSFLIAKGQYAEAAQVDFYRVFGFIPLIATTALASGAYGIAGFTLVYPIGYLMPNPFVAAIVGALVFALEVLALSYIGKLLGKLPSVRDSSEHLRSAISDTLQLAILFGSLMAANAMGGGLGILVVGGLYLLNEAMGRPIVRMAAAPAAVIVGGILLNLLYWLDLFTPIKG; translated from the coding sequence GTGAGTACCACACTCGCAGCCGGTGCCGGCCTCGATTTCACGCTGGCACAGCAGCTGACCGTGATAGCCCTCTGTGCGCTCACCGCGTACATCTCGCACATGGCGCTGGCCGTCTTCAACGACGGCGTACGACCGTTCCTCCTGGACTTCATCCAGGGGCGCACCACCCGCAGCGCCACGACGGCGGTCTCTTTCGGTCTCTCGGCCGGGTTCATCTTCGGGCTCGGCGCACCGATGGCCCTCTCCACCGGTGTGCTGAACCCGTGGCTCCTCTTCCTGCCCACCGACATCCTCGGCATGCTGTCGCCGAAGAAGTGGCTCGCGCCGATCCTCGGCGGTGCCTGGGGCGCGGTGGTCGTCTTCGGGCTGAACGGCGCCAACAACGTGGCGCACGACCTGCCGGTCGACTTCATCACCGCGATGCAGCAGATGTCGACGCCGATCCTCTTCCTCTTCACGCTCTTCCCGGTGCTGGCCATCACCAAGCAGTTCGGCCGCAAGTGGGGCGGCATCGCCGGTGTCCTCGAATTCGCCCTGGTCGTCATGACCATGAAGCTCTGGCCGAACATGTTCGCCGGAGCACTGGCGATGGCCGTCGGCGTGCTGATGCTGATCGGGCTCGCCGTCGCCAAGGACCTGAAGCAGCGCAAGGCCGACAAGGCCGCGGGCGTCACCGAGCCCGTCCTCGACGACGACCCGATGGCCTCGCTCTTCAGCGCCAGCGCCGCCCGGCTGCGCAAGTACCTCCCCCTGTTCATGGTGCTGGGGGCCGGAGTCTGTGTGCTCGCGCAGATGCACATATTCGGCGGCGGCGAGGCAACCAGCTTCCTGATCGCCAAGGGGCAGTACGCCGAAGCCGCCCAGGTCGACTTCTACCGGGTCTTCGGGTTCATCCCGCTGATCGCGACGACCGCCCTCGCCTCCGGCGCGTACGGCATCGCCGGCTTCACCCTCGTGTACCCCATCGGCTACCTGATGCCGAACCCGTTCGTCGCCGCCATCGTCGGCGCGCTGGTCTTCGCCCTCGAAGTACTGGCCCTCTCCTACATCGGCAAGCTCCTCGGCAAGCTGCCCAGCGTCCGCGACTCCTCGGAGCACCTGCGCAGCGCGATCAGCGACACCCTCCAGCTGGCGATCCTCTTCGGTTCGCTGATGGCGGCCAACGCGATGGGCGGCGGGCTCGGCATCCTCGTCGTCGGCGGGCTCTACCTGCTGAACGAGGCGATGGGCCGGCCGATCGTCCGGATGGCCGCGGCACCGGCCGCGGTGATCGTCGGCGGCATCCTCCTCAACCTCCTGTACTGGCTCGACCTGTTCACACCGATCAAGGGCTAG
- a CDS encoding alanine racemase, protein MFLDTLLTRNPGLVEAATALHRDGEIPPDTYVMDLDAIEANAALLAAEAERLGISLWFVVKQLGRNPELIRAIARHIPKYAAIDPPEARTLHAAGARAGNLGHLVQIPRRALPEMLAWRPETVTVYDLANARAVSEAATELGFVQDVLIRLEGVEGTVYPGQEGGVPLARLDAFAEAAERLPGIRLAGVTAFPCVLCDPATGAPYATPNFAMALKAREVLAARGHEGLLLSAPSATSMASLPLLAGLGATHGEPGHALTGTTPLHALDPDQPETPAYVYVSEVAHTLDDGRPALFGGGFYARSHIKSALLPRTGARLGVQDAPAENIDYYRLLDAPAAGADVRIGDTALLAFRTQIFVTRSTVAVVSGISSGAPRRVGLYDAQGRALS, encoded by the coding sequence GTGTTTCTCGACACCCTGCTCACCCGCAACCCCGGGCTCGTCGAGGCCGCGACCGCGCTCCACCGCGACGGCGAGATCCCGCCCGACACCTATGTGATGGACCTCGACGCCATCGAGGCCAACGCCGCGCTCCTGGCAGCCGAGGCCGAACGGCTGGGAATCTCGCTCTGGTTCGTCGTCAAGCAGCTCGGCCGCAACCCGGAGCTGATCCGGGCCATCGCCCGGCACATCCCCAAGTACGCCGCGATCGACCCGCCCGAGGCCCGCACCCTGCACGCGGCGGGCGCCCGCGCGGGCAACCTCGGCCATCTGGTCCAGATTCCCCGCCGCGCGCTGCCCGAGATGCTGGCCTGGCGCCCCGAGACCGTCACCGTCTACGACCTGGCCAACGCCCGCGCGGTCTCCGAGGCGGCGACGGAACTGGGCTTCGTCCAGGACGTCCTCATCCGTCTCGAAGGCGTCGAGGGCACCGTCTACCCCGGACAGGAGGGCGGCGTCCCGCTCGCCCGTCTCGACGCGTTCGCCGAGGCCGCCGAGCGGCTGCCCGGCATCCGGCTCGCGGGCGTCACCGCCTTCCCGTGCGTCCTGTGCGACCCGGCGACCGGAGCCCCGTACGCCACGCCCAATTTCGCGATGGCGCTCAAGGCCCGTGAGGTGCTCGCCGCGCGCGGTCACGAGGGCCTGCTGCTGAGCGCCCCCAGCGCCACCTCGATGGCCTCGCTCCCGCTGCTCGCCGGTCTCGGCGCCACCCACGGCGAACCGGGCCATGCCCTCACCGGCACCACCCCGCTGCACGCACTCGACCCGGACCAGCCCGAGACGCCCGCCTATGTGTACGTCAGCGAGGTCGCCCACACCCTCGACGACGGCCGCCCGGCGCTCTTCGGCGGCGGGTTCTACGCCCGCTCCCACATCAAGAGCGCACTGCTGCCACGCACCGGCGCGCGCCTGGGCGTACAGGACGCGCCCGCCGAGAACATCGACTACTACCGGCTGCTCGACGCGCCCGCCGCCGGAGCGGACGTCCGGATCGGCGACACCGCGCTGCTCGCCTTCCGTACCCAGATCTTCGTCACCCGCTCGACCGTCGCCGTCGTCTCCGGAATCTCTTCCGGTGCCCCTCGCCGGGTCGGTCTGTACGACGCCCAGGGCCGGGCCCTGAGCTGA